A stretch of Bacillota bacterium DNA encodes these proteins:
- a CDS encoding putative DNA-binding protein — MLNRGIVMEDTLRKNLIYDFYGPLLTERQRDIYQMYYAQDMSLGEIAEQLEISRQAVYDMIKRSAAILEDYESKLGLLSKFQRQQAYLDQIEEHLDRLQKQAAAGRSDGQLEIMGEIQQLINKIRAEA, encoded by the coding sequence ATGCTTAACAGAGGTATTGTTATGGAAGATACACTGCGCAAAAATCTTATCTATGATTTTTATGGGCCCTTACTTACTGAAAGGCAGCGGGATATTTATCAGATGTATTATGCCCAAGATATGAGTTTAGGGGAGATCGCCGAGCAGCTGGAGATCTCCCGTCAAGCTGTCTATGACATGATTAAAAGGTCCGCTGCAATCCTAGAAGATTATGAGAGCAAACTGGGATTGTTAAGCAAATTTCAAAGACAGCAGGCGTATCTCGATCAGATTGAGGAACACTTAGATAGACTTCAAAAGCAGGCTGCTGCCGGCAGATCCGATGGGCAGCTGGAGATTATGGGAGAAATTCAGCAGCTGATCAATAAGATTCGCGCTGAAGCTTAG
- the ftsY gene encoding signal recognition particle-docking protein FtsY: MLRRLFGSRNAKKDKVNQEPEVKAEAVKEQEPELEPEQPQAAAEPETAEPVVTKKSLFARLKQGLSKTRTGFIDRIGQIVTGRAIDEELFEELEEILIQADVGVTTTLELMDTIRERVKAEKITDGGALQGLLKEEIVALLSKYHKPLVLSDDRPAGIMVVGVNGAGKTTTIGKLAYRLKQEQAKVVLGAGDTFRAAAVDQLKVWADRVGVDMIAHQEGADPGAVAYDTVAAAKARNADVFILDTAGRLQTKKNLMAELGKVYRVAQRELGRDLDEVLLVVDATTGQNALSQAKLFSESAPVTGIVLTKLDGTAKGGIVLALANELKLPVKLVGVGEQMLDLQDFDPQEFTEALFS; this comes from the coding sequence ATGCTGAGAAGACTATTTGGCAGCAGAAATGCTAAAAAAGACAAAGTCAACCAGGAGCCGGAAGTCAAAGCTGAAGCAGTAAAGGAACAGGAACCGGAGCTTGAACCGGAGCAGCCTCAAGCAGCTGCTGAGCCGGAAACAGCAGAACCGGTTGTTACGAAGAAAAGTTTATTTGCCCGCCTCAAGCAGGGGTTAAGCAAAACCAGAACCGGGTTTATCGATCGGATCGGACAGATTGTCACCGGTAGAGCTATCGATGAGGAGCTGTTTGAGGAGCTGGAAGAGATCTTAATCCAAGCCGATGTGGGCGTGACCACTACCTTAGAGCTGATGGATACGATCCGGGAGCGGGTTAAGGCTGAAAAAATAACCGATGGCGGCGCCCTGCAGGGACTCTTAAAAGAAGAGATTGTAGCTCTGCTCTCAAAATACCACAAACCCCTGGTGCTGTCTGATGACCGGCCGGCGGGAATTATGGTGGTTGGAGTAAATGGTGCGGGGAAAACTACCACCATCGGTAAGCTGGCGTATCGGCTGAAACAGGAGCAGGCTAAGGTGGTCTTAGGAGCAGGAGATACATTTAGGGCAGCAGCGGTTGATCAGCTCAAAGTTTGGGCTGACAGAGTGGGCGTTGATATGATTGCTCATCAAGAAGGGGCTGACCCTGGCGCAGTTGCCTATGACACTGTCGCGGCAGCCAAAGCCAGAAATGCAGATGTATTTATCCTCGATACCGCAGGCAGGCTCCAGACTAAGAAAAATCTCATGGCTGAGCTGGGTAAAGTTTACCGGGTTGCCCAAAGGGAATTAGGTCGGGATTTGGATGAGGTGCTGCTGGTAGTTGATGCCACCACCGGACAGAATGCCCTATCTCAAGCTAAGCTGTTCAGTGAGTCGGCGCCAGTCACCGGGATTGTTCTCACTAAACTTGATGGCACAGCCAAGGGCGGCATTGTGCTCGCTCTGGCCAACGAGCTGAAGCTGCCGGTTAAACTCGTGGGCGTTGGTGAGCAGATGCTCGATCTCCAGGACTTCGATCCCCAGGAGTTTACTGAGGCATTATTCAGCTAA